cctcctggagtccgtcccatcacttgtaagtgggtctacaaggttaagactcgcgccgatggttctcttgagcgtcacagagctcgtcttgtggctcgtggttttcagcaggagcatggtcgtgattatgacgagacttttgctcctgtgacTCATATGACAACTGTTCGTAAACTTCTTGTCGTGGCCTCTACATgccactggtctatctctcagcttgatgttaagaatgtttttcttaatggtgagctgcgtgaggaggtgtacatgcagcctccaCCTGGGTATtatgttcctgatggcatggtatgtcgtcttcgtcgctctctctatggccttaagcaagccctccgcgcctggtttgagcgttttgcctctgtggtgactgtcGCTGGTTTCTCACCCGgtgttcatgatccagcattgtttattcacctttctcctcgtggtcggactcttcttcttctctacgttgatgacatggtcatcactggggatgaccttgagtatattgcctttgtcaaggcccgtcttagtgagcagtttcttatgcctgatcttggacctcttcgctactttcttgggactgaagtctcttctacctctgatggcttctttatatcccaggaaaagtatatccagaatcttcttgctcgtgctgctcttactgatgagcgcattgttgagactcctatggagttcaatgttcacctctctgctactgatggtgatcccctgcctgacccgacgcgctatcgtcatcttgttggcagtcttgtttatctagctgtcactcgtccggatatttcttatccggttcatattctgagtcagtttgtctctaCTCCCACAttggttcactatagtcatctccttcgtgttctccgatatcttcggggcacgatctctcaccgtctattctttcctcgctccagttctttacagcttcaggcctattctgatgctacgtgggctagtgatctttcagatcgccgttcactttctgcttactgtgtttttcttggtggttctctcgttgcctggaagacgaagaaacagattgtAGTTttccgttcgagtgcagaggctgagttgcgagcgatggctcttttgacggcagaggtgacttggttacggtggttacttcaggattttggtgtttgtcactacaccgactctgctattatctgacagtacaggtgctattagcattgcgcgcgatcctgtgaagcatgagctcaccaagcatattggtgttgatgctttctatgtgcgcgctgctgtgcaggatcaggttgttgctctttaatatgtgccttccgagttacagttgacGGATTTCCTGaagaaggcccagactagagcacaacatggcttttatctctccaaactcagtgttgttcattcaccatgagtttgaggaggggtgttagagttataatataagtcatgtacccttttgtattttctAACAAGTATCAGGAAAGCCTGGTCCTTAAGAATAAATAGGAACCTAAATTCACCTCCGTAAGGATTTGAACTCAGGTGTTGGGTGTTGGGTTCGTAGTAGGACTAGCAAAGCACACCTGTTCAAGGAGCACAGTTAATTGCTCTAGACACCGAGCAAGTAATAACAAGTGAAAATAGCCTTTGCAACTTTACAACAATCAATCAGACCAATTTTTGTCTCATcctcaagcgctactactattccCATGTACCCCTATCACCAAATTTGAATAAACCAATTGATACACAAATTCTTAGCGTCATAGTGTTCCCTTTTCTCTTTCATTCAAAGCTATAGTTCACTCACGCTGCAACTGTAGTCCTCTTTCCAACGGTGTATGGGTTGGTCCCGAGAAGATTTTCCAGGGATTTTGCCTTCCTGCTTCTCCCCCGGCCAGCCTCCTTCAGCAACTCGGCGAGCCTCCGCTTCTCGTCATCGACGTCTGGGTTCGCCGTGCCTAGCTTCTCTTCACGCATTTCTACGACGTATTCCAAGATCTCAATGGCCTCATCCAGTCTGGCAACACAAAAGAGCAGAAATACCATCAACTGGACATATTCAGAGAGGGAGATGCAGTTTCCAACATTTTAATCCCAGATTTGGTTTCAAGAGTAGCTGAGATAGCATGTTGCTTCAGAAACCTGATCTGGCCAGCTAGACTGGAGTACAACTGGCTACTCTTAGTTCAGAACTCGCATCATGATTAGGAAGAATATTACAGAAAAGCTGGCAGTCACACAGGTCTAATAAAGTGGCATGAAGTTTCCACACGGAGAGAAAAAAAGCAGATGGAAAAGATAAAGCAAGAGGATAAGCACTGTGATCTTTCTTTTACTGAACAGCCAGCGACAAGCAACTAAAGATGGTTTTATGATGGTCGTACTTCAATTAAGTAGGCCCAACTTTATCCCAATCAGCATCTGCCCAATTCAATTTGGGCTGCATAAAGCTGCATAAAGAGACTAATCATGTGCCAAGCTGGAAGATGCTAAACAATAACAAAGGCTTGGCTGTTGCCATTTATAAGAGCACTTTATGGCTTTACTCATATCCTGTACTATATGCAGGACATCTGAGGGCTAACATGGGAACAGATAATCAACGGCCTAGTTGAGACTTGGGAGTAACCAAATGGATCCGCATATTAACTTAGCGATGGATCATGGATAATAAGAAACACGAGGTGCGCAAGCACTTCACTTCTACGAAATTTCACATATAGGTTATGCAGGCTTAGATGGATGGCAATAATGAGAAGTCAAACAAACATATTAGCAAGATGGAAATTAACTGTTAAATGTTCAAAGACACATTTGTATGGTCTATTTTTGCAAACAACTTGACAAGGAAATCAATACGGAGCTTACCTTCCCATTGCATCATAAGTTCCAGCAAGATTGCTGTATACTCCTAGAGTATCTGCATGATATGGCCCGTATTCTTGCTCCAGAACGGTTCTAGCTTCCTCGAAGAGTTCTGCAGCTTCATTTATGGAGTATCTTTGAACACACGCCAGCCCCATCTGGTTCAGGGCAATACCGAAGAAGGCGGACTTTTTCTCACCACATGTGCGGAGCTTTGTAATCGCACTCTTGAAGGAGTCATATGCATCGCCATAATTCCCGGAGATGTAGTGCAAGACACCAATCTGAGCTTCAATTCCAGCGATTGTGCTCTGTTGGCCAGCAGAATTATTGTACATTTTCAAGGCCTTCTGGAGTAACTTCAGTGCTTGGTCATGCTCATTCATGGTCTCATATATGGCAGAAACATCAGTTAAACCAGTGGCAATTTCTTCAAGAGACGTGCCTGGAATAGGTTTCTGATAAATTTTGAGAGCATTCTCACAGTATGATTTTGATTCCCTCAGCTTCcctgttttgttgtatagatctgcaAGCCGCAGAAAAACAGAAGCCACGGTGGCATGATTCTCCCCTTTGCTAGTCTTGAATACTGTAAGAGCTTTCTGGTAAGCACATACAGCCTCGTCATATCGACCCAATGAGAGATAAatgtcaccaatgctgcaatccacTGAGGCCACCTCAGTCTCCTGGCCATTGGCGACCATGGCCATGCTCGCCATCACTAGATGTTCTAACGCAGCTTCATGGTCACCCTTAGTGTCACAAATAAGACCCATTAGCCTCCTATCAGCCGTTTCTTCAAGTGATGCTGGCTGGCCATTATCCCTATGAATGTCAAGAGCCATCTGGCACAATTTTTGTGCTTCATCTAATTGTAGTGCCTGCACATGAGCCTCGGCCAAGTACCGGCAAGTCTCTCCAACCCTTGGATCCTGCTCCCCCAATGTCTGCTTCTGGATATCAAGCCCTTTGGCATACCATTGCAGTGAGAGGGCAATCTGGCCTAGCATCCCATAGGTGTCCCCCAATTGCATGCAACCAGAAAACTTGGCAAGTGCGTGCTCCTGACCTTCCTCGGTCACAGGAATCTCGAGGGATCGTTGTAGCACAGGTACAGCCTCTTCGTACTTTCCCATGTTGCAGTGGATTGCAGCCACAACATGCAAACTCATGACCAAGTTCAAGCTTGGCTTTCCACCTGCACATTTCTCAAATGACTTGGTGGCACGGAGAGCATATTTCAGCGCTCGCCGTGGATTATCAGAGGCAATCAAGTCTCTTGCATGCTTAAGAAGAAATGGACCAAGGTCTGGGTTATCGAGCCCAGCATCTTCTGTTCCATTCTGTGATTTGGCATTAGCTTTCCGGCGACGGCCAACTCGGCTTCCGGGCTTGCTGACCTCACTCTCACCTTCCTCGGGGGATGCTTTGCCATTGGGGCCAACAGAAGCATCCGATTCAAGCTGTGATTTTGCAGCCTTCTTCTTGGATGAATTGGAAGACTGAGGCCTGGCAGGGGTCCCATTGCCAGCAGTAGGTGCTGCATTTGTAACACTTCCactccccttctccttctcctcctcctcctcaatgaCCTTCATGGCCTCCATCTCCCCAGCAACAAGGTGGCGAAGCTCCGAGTCAATCCTTGATTCCTCCCCATCCGACCCAAAGCTCTCGCGTGATGGGGATCCGCCACCCTCACTTGAGCTCTCCATCTCGCACACATTGTTGTAGAGTTGCTCAATCGAGGGTTCCCCGGCACCAGAATCCTCAACGTGCATCTCAAGTGCCTCACTCTGCATGCTTGGCGCCATGGTTGGGGCCGTCAAATTCTCCTTGTTTTGAGAGGAACTCACCTCATGCTGAATCTCCTCTGTAACAACTCCATCCACTATGATTCCTGGCATCTTCGGGGGCAATCAGGCAAAAAATTCTTCTCACCCTTTGTTCGGAAGAGGAGAGCCGGATGAAATTGGAAGGCTCTCCGCAACACCTTGAAAGAAACAGAATACAATCAATAAATTGAGGTAAACAAGATGTAAGTGATACAAAATCAAAACCATCACGGATCAATTTATGAGAGCTCCAATTTTCGGCTAGCTCGGAAGCTGTTAATAAATGCCGGATTAACGGGCCGAGTTAACTGCGGGGAGGGGCGGATCTAGAAAATCTGCGGATGCTAGTTTGGGTTTTGGGAATCTCCGGACGGCCACGAGCTCATACCTCAAGAACCAACGCCCGAGATCGCTGACGGGGTGGAGACAGCAGGGACGGGACGTCGCGATGAGGCGCGGCGACGGCAGCGACGGCGGAGAGGCTGGGGGGTCGAGGCGTCAGCGATGGCGCGGAGCTACCGCGCGGCGGCAGCTCTAGGGAGGGAGCAGCGGTGGTGGAGTGGAGGAGAGATTTTAGAGCTGCATTGGGTGTGGGATTGGAGCTTGTGTAGGTCAGAGCACCATGAAATAGGTGGGGGAGGAAGAGGAAAGGCACGGGATGGTGGAGAGCAAATGTCGCTGTGGGGAAGAGAAGATGGATTTTGACCGGGAAGGGGAGAGTAAAGATTTTAGTATTTACAAAGTACTAGCCATTGTGATGAGGCCCATGGAGGGTTTTTTTCCTTTGGATTTTATTTACAAAGTACTTCCTTTCCACTACTTGCAAAAttcggaagaagaaaaataaaatactccttttCTAAAATTATACTCCCTCTATATCTAAATAATTGTAATTGAAAAAAACTAGACTAGTTCTTTTCAACTACAATTATTTGGATAAGTACTAAACCAGCGTCAATAAATATTGTTCAGGAGGAgtatataattttatttaaaatcatAACCATAATTTACTTCCTGATCTACCACTTGATGCATCATACGGCACCCATAACGGGTATCAATATGGCAGGCTGACATTTTAACATTTGAGGCATCTTGTCGATGGCGTGTATGCATTTTTATGTTGCCGTAGTTGCCTACAGATTTTACATTGACATACATAATTTTTTTGGATTGCACATTCTTTTTGTTAAGCGTAGATAGAATAAGATATGCGTTGAGAATCTAGCTGTGATGGATAAGTTTATTCTCTTGGGTTAAACTTCTCACCATTTCTAGTATCATCTTAAGCATGTTGTATGGTCGCTTGCAACAATCAATGCAGATGTAGGACCCCTCTTCTATCGGAAAATAAGTTATTGGAGTGAGCTATGATAGTTGAATAGAGCTAAATGGGTTCCCAACCAACGAGGTATCATTATTGTTAGTGAAACCATTGCTGCTAGCTCTTTTGAGGATACCTTGGACAAAACAACTGCGATGCATAGATTCGACGAGCgttcatcattgttgtttttaGTGTCGAAGCTCCATGTCATCGATAAAAACTTGTAAAAGTAAGGATTAGGGATTAATTTGGTTCCGTTCTACTATTAATCTATTATGATGTGTCAACATTCTTTTTTTATTGTCGTGCTGAGTCTAACTAGTGAACATTGCAGCCTCTAACAAGATACTTCCTCTGTTTCATAATATTAacgtaaaaaaatatttttatattatgcGACGGAGGAAGTACGTCGTTGTGGCGTCATATCATTTCTTGTGAGACTAGACGTTTCATCTACTGGTGAAAATATCCATGGACAAGATATCCATCGCGTTATAAGTTTAGCCGTCGTTTTCAGTGTGATTAAAAGAAGACAGTACTCCAAGATTTTTCAAATATCTTTCGGGAAACCTTTACTTTTTGAATTACACGTTGTGCTATGTACAGCATTTTGGCCACCATATGATTGCAGCATGTCCCCGAGAGGTGCCGTTGCTGTTGCAGCGGGACGGGAGGAAAGGTCGCTGGTCTTGTGCTGTTGCTTGGTTGTTAGCGGAAAGAAACGGGCGAGATGACAGAGTGGAGGATCGGGTGGCAGGAAAGCGACGGCAGGGCGGAAACAAAACATAGACAACGGATTCGTCGCTCGCTTGCTTAAGGGGTCGGCCAGACTTGCTCGTCACCGGCCGGCGGCCGGCCAGCCACTTGGTGGCGCTGCTGGCTTTATTTGGCCggacggatggatggatgggtTCCTCTGAACGGACTCCATCATCCATCGGGAACTCGTTCGCTTGTTGGTGTGGTCTTCCCTGTCATCTGCACCGCGTCGAGGTGGATCCCGTCATCGATTGTGTGATTGCCTCGTGGTGGTTGGTCAATGCTTCGATCAAAACCATAGTATTGCCACGGAGTCACCGACAAGAACCGGAGATGGAAATATTCGGTGTTTTGTGTTGGGTGTGGATGCTGGATTTGGAGCAGTTGTAGAGCGCCGCTGGCTAGTGACGACTGACAGCAAACGTGCAATACGTTGGGTTTCATATTATCATTCCTTCTAGAAAATGGAAAGGGAGGATCACCTGGCTAGCAGCGGCGAGAGATGCGGCAGCAAGTGCGGGGATTGATGGAATAATACGGCGCCTCCAACGCGGATCACCGAACGGGCGTCGTCGAATGAAATTGAAATAACACACCTGCTCTGCTGCTCACCAGCCGGCCGTTGGCCTGGGTTGTCCTGTCGCCGTTTCCATGCCCCCGGAAAAGGAAGGCATTCTCACCCTTGTTCTCT
This genomic stretch from Hordeum vulgare subsp. vulgare chromosome 6H, MorexV3_pseudomolecules_assembly, whole genome shotgun sequence harbors:
- the LOC123401245 gene encoding protein KINESIN LIGHT CHAIN-RELATED 2-like; translation: MPGIIVDGVVTEEIQHEVSSSQNKENLTAPTMAPSMQSEALEMHVEDSGAGEPSIEQLYNNVCEMESSSEGGGSPSRESFGSDGEESRIDSELRHLVAGEMEAMKVIEEEEEKEKGSGSVTNAAPTAGNGTPARPQSSNSSKKKAAKSQLESDASVGPNGKASPEEGESEVSKPGSRVGRRRKANAKSQNGTEDAGLDNPDLGPFLLKHARDLIASDNPRRALKYALRATKSFEKCAGGKPSLNLVMSLHVVAAIHCNMGKYEEAVPVLQRSLEIPVTEEGQEHALAKFSGCMQLGDTYGMLGQIALSLQWYAKGLDIQKQTLGEQDPRVGETCRYLAEAHVQALQLDEAQKLCQMALDIHRDNGQPASLEETADRRLMGLICDTKGDHEAALEHLVMASMAMVANGQETEVASVDCSIGDIYLSLGRYDEAVCAYQKALTVFKTSKGENHATVASVFLRLADLYNKTGKLRESKSYCENALKIYQKPIPGTSLEEIATGLTDVSAIYETMNEHDQALKLLQKALKMYNNSAGQQSTIAGIEAQIGVLHYISGNYGDAYDSFKSAITKLRTCGEKKSAFFGIALNQMGLACVQRYSINEAAELFEEARTVLEQEYGPYHADTLGVYSNLAGTYDAMGRLDEAIEILEYVVEMREEKLGTANPDVDDEKRRLAELLKEAGRGRSRKAKSLENLLGTNPYTVGKRTTVAA